The window TGACGAACGGCGCGAGGTGCTCGTCGAAGCCGACGCGGAAGGAGCGCGGGCCGAAGGAGAGGACACGCGCGCCGTCGTCGTCGAGGTCGAGGCGCGGCGCGATGCGGTCGGCGAGCTCGTCGCGCGTGAGCTTCCGCTCCTTCGCGACGAGCTCGATCTTCTCGCGCGCCTTCTCCTGCAGCGCCTTGAACTTCAGCTTCTCCGCGATGCCGTCGAGGAGCATGAGCGAGACGTCGCTCCCGATCTGCGCGAGCGCGTCGAGGGCGCGCACCGCGCGGAGGTGGAGCGACTCGCCCGGCCACGCGCGGACGAGGGCGGTGAGCTTCCGCGCGCTCTCGTCGCCGCCGAGATGGCCGAGCGCGAGCATCGCCCAGTCTTCCTTCGCGTCGCCGCCGGACGCGAGCCACGCCTCGAAGAGCGACCACGCGAAGCGCTCGAGGGAGTCCGGCGTGCACGCGGCCTTCACGTCGGCGAGGCCCGGCGCGGGGCGGCGCGGATCGGAGACGCCGAGCAGCGTCGCGAGGTGGCGCACCGCGCTCGCGGGGAGGTGACGCCCGTTCGCGCGGAGGAGCACCGGCGGCATCGCGGCCTCGTCGAACCACTTCATCGGCGGCGGGCTCTTCGGCGCGCGCACGTTCGCGAGGAGCTCCTCCGTCGCCGCGAGCGCCGCGTCGCCGTAGCGCTTGGCGACGTCGAGCACGATCGCGTCGCGCCCGTCGTCGACGAGCATCGTGAACGCGGTCAGCGCGCCCTTCTGCGTCGCCTTCGCGAGCACGAGCGGGAGCACCCCGATCGCGGAGGCCTCCGGGAAGCGCTCGAAGTACGTCGCCATCGTGGGCTGGAGCTTCTTGCCCTTCGTCCCTTGCGCCATCGCGGCGAGGAGCGCGGCGGAGCGGGGCGACTCGACCAGCGTCGCGTTCTCGGCCGCGTCTCGCTGGTACGCGTCCGCGTATTCGGGATGGTCCTTTCCGTTCTCGAGGAGGGAGGGGAAGACCTCGATCCCGAAGCGTCCCAGCAGGTAGGCGGCGTCCGCGTACTTCGGGTCCGGCGTCGTCGTGAACACCTTGCGGACCATCCCGGCCGCGGCGTCGTCGCTCATGAAATCGAGCCAGCCCGGGATGCACACCTCGACCTTCTTGTATCGGGCGAGCCTCTCTTCGTTGGCGCGCACGATCACGGCGTCGAAGTCCGCCTGCGGCGCGCCGTCGGCCGGGATGTCGCGAATGATGTTCGGGTATTTCCGGAAGTACGCGCGGCCCGAGCGCGCCGCCGCCGCTCCTTTTTCGCGGTCCTCCTCCGTGAGCGCGAGACGCTCTTCGTACGGGAGCGGGGTCAGGCCTTCGACCGTCGTCGCGCCCTTGGCCTTCTTCGGCGGCTCGAGCCACCACGGCTTCACGAGGACGGCCGGCAGATCGGAGGCGGCGGCTTCTTCGGACATGCGCGAGAAATTACCCGAGCCGTCGCACGGCGTCGCGGACACACTCGGGAAAATGCGCCTCACCGCCTTCGCCGCCGCCGTGCTCGTGACCGCTTGTGGAGGGAAGACGACGTCCACGGACGGAGACGGCTCGGGCGGCGCCGCCACCGCCGCGACCGCGGATCCGGCGACGCCGGGGTGTCCGAAGCCGGTCCCGTGGACGCGGGACTACGGCGACGTCGACGTGTCGAGCTTCGGCTGCGAGTGCGCCGACCGCTCCGACTGCGCGGCGGGCGAGATCTGCATGACGTTCCCGTCGCTCTCGAGCGCGCACTGCGTGCGGACGAGCGACGCGTGCTCGGTCGTCGACTGCCGCGGCAGCGGGACGTGCATCGTCGCGGCCTCGGAGCCGGTGATGCCGCTCTGCTATCACTGACGCCGCGCGCGGAACGCCTTCACGACGAGCCCGATCGCGAGCGCCTGCAGCGCGCCGAACCACGCGTAGAGCGGCCAGCGCGAGCGCGCGTCCGCGTCGTCGTTCGGGTACTCGACCTTGCCGATCTGGATCTCGCGCGTGAGCACGACGCCCTTGCCGCCGGCGAGCTCGGGCAACGTCAGCTCGACGCGGCAGGTGCCGAAGCGGCGCGCGGTGACGGTCGCGAGCTGGCTCCTGTTCTCGTCCGCGAGCGAGTCGAGGCGCGCGCTCACGGCGCAGACCTCCGGCGTGAGGCTCCGCGCCCGCGTGAGCGCGGTCTGGTTGCACACCGCGGTCGCGCCGTCGCGGAGGCGCGCCCAGACGTAGGTCTCTTGCGACACGAGCATGCGCGCCGGCGCGAAGAGCTCCGCCTCCTTCAGATCGCGCGGCTCGACGATGCGGAGCGTGAGCTTCGAGTCGTCGACGGTGGAGCGCACGGTGACCTGGCCGCGCGCGCCCTTGCCGCGGTAGCGATAGAGGCGGCCGGCCTGCGGCTGCGTGACGAGCTCGAGCGCGCCCGCCGGCTCGACCGCGACCGGTACGACGCCGTAGCCGATGACGGGAC is drawn from Labilithrix sp. and contains these coding sequences:
- a CDS encoding DUF4132 domain-containing protein; the protein is MSEEAAASDLPAVLVKPWWLEPPKKAKGATTVEGLTPLPYEERLALTEEDREKGAAAARSGRAYFRKYPNIIRDIPADGAPQADFDAVIVRANEERLARYKKVEVCIPGWLDFMSDDAAAGMVRKVFTTTPDPKYADAAYLLGRFGIEVFPSLLENGKDHPEYADAYQRDAAENATLVESPRSAALLAAMAQGTKGKKLQPTMATYFERFPEASAIGVLPLVLAKATQKGALTAFTMLVDDGRDAIVLDVAKRYGDAALAATEELLANVRAPKSPPPMKWFDEAAMPPVLLRANGRHLPASAVRHLATLLGVSDPRRPAPGLADVKAACTPDSLERFAWSLFEAWLASGGDAKEDWAMLALGHLGGDESARKLTALVRAWPGESLHLRAVRALDALAQIGSDVSLMLLDGIAEKLKFKALQEKAREKIELVAKERKLTRDELADRIAPRLDLDDDGARVLSFGPRSFRVGFDEHLAPFVTDETGKKLGDLPKAKATDDAAQAKAATDAWKALKKDAKAVGGNQTARLERAMCTARRWSAADFTSLLVGHPLIVHLARRLLWGTYEGDELRALFRVAEDRTLAGADDEPFTLPSALPSGATVGLVHRLDLDDVVAQRWSQRFAEYELIQPFEQLARATYVVTDGERSAQALDRMKGVEVATGKVIGLEARGWRKGSPKDSGWIWDMVKPLGGDLYAELPIEGGFIVSAMSESPPKQGLGAVRLFRHRHAVELGALTPLAFSELVRDLESLRD